Proteins encoded in a region of the Anguilla anguilla isolate fAngAng1 chromosome 10, fAngAng1.pri, whole genome shotgun sequence genome:
- the iqcd gene encoding dynein regulatory complex protein 10 isoform X6: protein MEVVSTLEEDVVAATKDKDAETFKKNEVIRKLKSSMLQREKMSEDFTFRMLQDVENQNLSYRKTSEGRRANMQQDINQLCTQLKNLITKNREVEMTLRKKRNKVESEIENWIQKYDADMGEKQVELEEVSVYYAQESKELQELEEHYKVLELEFSQIMDERRLAQELKEEEERERVIKEQNAVIIQAYWRGFQVRKEMKGKPTGKKGKKGKGRKIK from the exons ACTTTTAAGAAGAATGAGGTCATCCGTAAACTGAAGAGCTCCATGCTCCAGAGGGAGAAGATGTCAGAGGACTTTACGTTTAGAATGCTGCAGGATGTGGAGAACCAAAACCTGTCATACAGGAAGACCTCAGAGGGCCGCCGGGCAAATATGCAGCAGGATATCAACCAGCTGTGTACACAACTCAAGAACTTGATCACTAAGAACCGTGAGGTTGAGATGACCCTCAGAAAG AAACGAAACAAGGTGGAGTCAGAAATTGAGAACTGGATCCAGAAGTATGATGCTGACATGGGTGAAAAACAG GTGGAGCTGGAAGAGGTGTCTGTGTATTATGCACAGGAGAgcaaggagctgcaggagctggaagAGCATTACAAAGTTCTGGAGCTTGAGTTTAGCCAGATTATGGATGAGAGGCGCCTCGCCCAGGAActgaaggaggaagaggagagggagcgggtCATCAAGGAACAGAATGCTGTTATCATCCAGGCTTACTGGAGAGGGTTCCAGGTGCGCAAAGAAATGAAGGGCAAGCCCACAGGAAAGAAGGGAAAGAAGGGAAAAGGAAGGAAGATTAAGTGA